A genome region from Arthrobacter sp. SLBN-100 includes the following:
- a CDS encoding TetR/AcrR family transcriptional regulator, with protein MPPASFPTLRERKKVETWAAIHEAAASLAKERGLEHATVEAIAESAGVSPRTFFNYFPAKEDAVLGLHEPVLDAAEAAKLSGAEDFLEQVTLLLVAVARSSIRDTDNTRRRLILKRHPHLFARQMEYMAKAEALVCRAVTDHFTRDPAWASGAEGFSPEETARMTVMLAAVPAKFRAKSTDFDPATGLTPQDLAPAVALFHHLQRKLS; from the coding sequence ATGCCCCCCGCCTCTTTCCCTACGCTGCGTGAGCGCAAAAAGGTCGAAACCTGGGCTGCCATCCACGAGGCGGCAGCTTCCCTGGCGAAGGAGCGCGGCCTGGAACACGCAACAGTGGAAGCCATCGCGGAGAGCGCCGGGGTGTCACCGCGGACGTTCTTCAACTATTTCCCCGCCAAGGAGGACGCGGTCCTCGGCCTCCACGAGCCCGTCCTGGACGCCGCCGAGGCGGCGAAGCTCAGCGGGGCCGAAGACTTCCTGGAGCAGGTCACCCTGCTGCTGGTCGCCGTCGCCCGTTCCTCCATCCGCGACACGGACAACACCCGGCGCCGGCTCATCCTGAAGCGGCACCCGCACCTGTTCGCCCGGCAGATGGAATACATGGCGAAGGCCGAAGCCCTGGTATGCCGGGCCGTGACGGACCACTTCACCCGGGATCCTGCCTGGGCCTCAGGCGCTGAAGGCTTCAGCCCCGAGGAAACCGCTCGCATGACGGTGATGCTCGCAGCCGTGCCCGCCAAGTTCCGGGCGAAATCCACCGATTTCGACCCCGCCACGGGGCTCACCCCACAAGACCTCGCGCCCGCGGTGGCGCTCTTTCACCACTTGCAAAGGAAACTCTCATGA
- a CDS encoding SGNH/GDSL hydrolase family protein — MCRVTRYGGRRSVTKQEWVKYAALFLLAVLAFGVAAIALMNPRGLGEAVSPAPASPPTAAVTATASPAPTPTATATATAQQLGIELPAEPVLLILGDSYTAGVGADRPDQGWAYVVAGKLGYPANIDGVSGTGFARGGGAQGELGGEYEVRLREVAANPAFVPNVLILQGGQNDSAVADPDEVEAATTQTIEAARRFWPGVQVVVLGPSAPQPLAGELRGVNSAVRAGAAAANAPYVDAVEAGWFTSANSQGFNSDGAHPNTAGHAYIAEKFLAAWASLIQ, encoded by the coding sequence ATGTGCCGGGTGACGAGATACGGCGGGCGCCGCAGCGTGACCAAGCAGGAGTGGGTCAAGTACGCTGCGCTTTTCCTGCTGGCTGTTCTCGCCTTCGGGGTGGCAGCTATCGCCCTGATGAATCCGCGCGGCTTAGGCGAAGCTGTTAGTCCTGCGCCGGCAAGCCCGCCGACGGCGGCGGTCACGGCTACTGCGTCCCCGGCCCCCACACCCACGGCTACTGCAACTGCAACTGCCCAGCAGCTGGGAATTGAGCTGCCCGCCGAGCCCGTCCTGCTTATTCTTGGTGATTCATACACTGCCGGGGTGGGTGCAGACCGGCCGGACCAGGGCTGGGCGTACGTCGTTGCCGGGAAGCTCGGGTACCCCGCCAACATCGACGGCGTATCCGGAACCGGGTTTGCGCGGGGCGGCGGGGCGCAGGGCGAGTTGGGTGGTGAGTACGAAGTCCGGTTGCGGGAAGTCGCTGCCAATCCTGCCTTTGTGCCTAACGTCCTCATTCTTCAAGGCGGACAGAACGACTCCGCGGTCGCCGATCCTGATGAAGTTGAAGCTGCCACTACGCAGACTATCGAGGCGGCCCGGAGGTTCTGGCCGGGCGTCCAGGTTGTGGTGCTTGGGCCGTCGGCGCCCCAGCCCCTCGCCGGGGAACTCCGCGGCGTGAACAGCGCCGTCCGTGCTGGTGCCGCAGCTGCCAACGCTCCCTATGTTGACGCCGTCGAGGCCGGCTGGTTCACGAGTGCCAACAGTCAAGGGTTCAACTCCGACGGCGCCCACCCAAACACCGCCGGGCACGCTTACATCGCCGAGAAGTTCCTGGCGGCCTGGGCCAGCTTGATCCAGTAA
- a CDS encoding glycoside hydrolase family 16 protein, producing the protein MPAAPAADAMPVGDRPGWKQVFAEDFTEGDVPIGGFPGPIYGARWSENYFDGTPDTAAQMQKKGERTSGYYPSKVLSVHDGVLDMYLHSENGVSMGAAPSPKVAGATQRPWNSFVYGRYSVRFRADVLPGYKLAWLFWPDSKQWPQDGEIDFPEGDLSKVIYAALHYVGPKGHEADVFRPNVPFGSWHTATTEWSPGRIEFFLDGSSIGVATTGVPDKPMHFILQTESCLPTCPLPETSGHVQVDWLAMWAKE; encoded by the coding sequence GTGCCGGCTGCTCCTGCCGCCGACGCCATGCCGGTGGGCGACCGTCCTGGTTGGAAACAGGTTTTTGCCGAGGACTTCACCGAGGGAGATGTCCCCATTGGCGGCTTTCCGGGGCCCATCTACGGCGCAAGATGGAGCGAAAATTACTTCGACGGTACGCCGGATACAGCTGCTCAAATGCAAAAAAAGGGCGAGAGAACGTCCGGGTACTATCCCTCAAAGGTCCTGAGCGTTCATGATGGCGTCCTGGACATGTATCTGCACTCGGAAAACGGCGTATCAATGGGTGCAGCACCCTCACCTAAAGTTGCGGGAGCCACCCAGCGGCCCTGGAACAGCTTTGTATACGGGCGCTACTCTGTCCGCTTCCGGGCCGACGTCTTGCCCGGATACAAGTTGGCATGGCTGTTTTGGCCCGACAGCAAGCAGTGGCCGCAGGACGGGGAGATCGATTTTCCAGAGGGGGACCTGTCGAAGGTCATTTATGCTGCCCTGCATTACGTCGGCCCCAAAGGGCATGAGGCCGATGTTTTTCGTCCCAACGTTCCATTTGGGTCCTGGCATACAGCCACCACCGAGTGGAGTCCCGGACGTATTGAGTTTTTCTTGGATGGAAGCTCCATTGGCGTTGCTACTACAGGCGTACCGGACAAACCAATGCACTTCATCCTGCAGACCGAGTCCTGCCTGCCGACGTGTCCGCTGCCCGAAACCAGCGGCCATGTTCAGGTTGATTGGTTGGCCATGTGGGCAAAGGAATAG